Sequence from the Sphingosinicella ginsenosidimutans genome:
CATGGTCGACATCTTCCGCAATTCGGAAGCGGCCGGCGAGGCCGTGGACCAGGCGATCGCGGCCGGCGCCAAGGCGGTGTGGATGCAGCTTGGCGTCATCAACGAGGCGGCCGCGGCGCGCGCCGAAGCGGCGGGTCTCAAGGTCGTGATGAACCACTGCCCGAAAATCGAAATCTCGCGACTTGGGATTCCGAAGATCGCTTAGTTCAGCGGCTCGCCGCCGCCATCTGCACCGCGGGCGTCAGCGCCGAGGAACGGATCAGGAAGCGCACCCGCCGGTTGGCGAAATCGAACGACACCCGCTCGAACAGGTGAAGCGCATCCATCCCGAGCAGGAGCGCCGGGCGATCGGTGAGGTCGAGCTGGCGGAACGGATCGACGTCCGCGAAGGCGACGGGAAGGTTCCGGACGCCTGCATCGCCGACCATGATCCGGTGCGCGATCGTGTAGCCGGCATCGACCCGCCCGCCGGTCACGCTGATGAGCTGGATCGGTCGCATCGGGCCGAGCCTCCCGCGCCGGGCGAGCCGGTCGCGCAGCGCGGTATTGCCGACCGTCACCTGCGATCCGGTGTCCACGATCACATAGACCCGCTCGCCCTCGAACGAGGCGTTGACGAGCATCAGGTGACCGTGTCGCTTGCGCGCCGTCACCACGATAGTGCCATCGGGCCAACGCTCCTCCGGACGGCTCGACGGCGTCACCGTCATTTCTCCGCGCACGAAGTCCATGTCGACCCGCTGAAGCTGAAGCGAATCGACGCCGAGCAGCCCGTCGCCGCCGAGATCGCTGCGCGACAAGGCGGGCGCCTG
This genomic interval carries:
- a CDS encoding aspartyl protease family protein, translating into MMRLFALPLLAFAASAGAQVPVDLPPPVSLAPPPPSETINLAVDTSTRMTVPVSIDGRGPYAFIVDTGAERTVISRELAQRLALRPGEAARLSSMSEVSDIDTVIIGQLGVGHRSVNHIQAPALSRSDLGGDGLLGVDSLQLQRVDMDFVRGEMTVTPSSRPEERWPDGTIVVTARKRHGHLMLVNASFEGERVYVIVDTGSQVTVGNTALRDRLARRGRLGPMRPIQLISVTGGRVDAGYTIAHRIMVGDAGVRNLPVAFADVDPFRQLDLTDRPALLLGMDALHLFERVSFDFANRRVRFLIRSSALTPAVQMAAASR